A window of Chloroflexota bacterium contains these coding sequences:
- a CDS encoding sigma-70 family RNA polymerase sigma factor, whose translation MKPLTTQDSALIERAKADPVAFGELYERYVGKIYNYIYYRTGNEHDAEDLTARVFFRAMKRLPSYTDRGLPFSAWLYRIAHNLVANWHRDQGRRKIVPLDEYIVHGLQSEAPEYAAESREDQDFLLEMVRRLPAERQQLLVLKFIEQMSNAEIGAVMNRSEGAIKSLYHRTLVDLRDDLDGHPKGNGWASVLSRQ comes from the coding sequence ATGAAACCGCTCACCACACAGGACAGCGCTCTTATTGAGCGCGCCAAGGCTGACCCGGTGGCGTTCGGCGAGCTTTACGAACGTTATGTGGGCAAGATTTACAACTATATTTATTACCGCACCGGCAACGAGCACGACGCGGAAGACCTGACCGCTCGCGTGTTCTTCCGGGCCATGAAGCGCCTGCCCAGCTACACCGATCGCGGCCTGCCGTTTTCGGCCTGGCTGTACCGGATCGCACACAACCTGGTGGCCAACTGGCACCGCGACCAGGGCCGACGGAAGATTGTGCCGCTGGACGAGTACATCGTTCACGGCTTGCAGAGCGAAGCGCCGGAGTACGCCGCCGAGAGCCGCGAGGATCAGGACTTTTTGCTGGAGATGGTGCGGCGCTTGCCTGCCGAGCGCCAGCAGTTGCTGGTGCTCAAGTTCATCGAGCAAATGTCGAACGCCGAGATCGGCGCGGTGATGAACCGGAGCGAGGGCGCAATCAAAAGTTTATATCACCGGACATTGGTGGATTTGCGCGATGATCTGGACGGTCATCCCAAAGGCAACGGCTGGGCGTCGGTTCTGAGCCGGCAGTAG
- a CDS encoding MoaD/ThiS family protein, protein MKVYVKLFALLRQHHPGPNRSEPLVVELPAGATAANLIPTLKLPEKLVRHAFINNQQKTLDTPLNDGDKINLFPPVVGGSIL, encoded by the coding sequence ATGAAGGTCTACGTCAAACTCTTCGCCCTGCTCCGCCAGCACCATCCCGGCCCCAACCGCTCCGAGCCGCTCGTCGTCGAACTGCCGGCCGGGGCCACTGCCGCCAACCTCATCCCTACTCTCAAACTCCCCGAAAAACTCGTCCGCCACGCCTTCATCAACAACCAGCAGAAGACGCTCGACACGCCGCTGAACGACGGCGACAAGATCAACCTGTTTCCGCCAGTGGTTGGCGGATCAATCCTTTGA
- a CDS encoding DUF1385 domain-containing protein produces MTDKLPIYGGQAVLEGVMMRGSQAMAVAVRDPKGEIQVHTQPLGNIYRGRFSKLPFLRGLLGLWDALGLGMQSLSYSANIAGGEEIKVEGPAMWGTVAMSLTFGIALFFLLPAAAGAGVEYLSRTIVGSTGEAAGWVGNLAEGLIRLLLIVGYIWGIGFIPDIKRLYGYHGAEHKTINAYEAGAPLTPESVAKFPLEHPRCGTAFLLVVVILSVLLFSLLGPLPLLERLASRVLLVPVLAAVAYEYLRFTARYISNPFIRLIVVPNLLMQRLTTREPDLQMLEVAIKAFETMQKEEREKGGQRTRVIA; encoded by the coding sequence ATGACTGACAAACTTCCGATTTACGGCGGCCAGGCGGTGCTGGAGGGCGTGATGATGCGCGGCTCGCAGGCCATGGCCGTGGCTGTGCGCGATCCCAAAGGCGAGATTCAAGTTCACACCCAGCCGCTGGGCAACATCTATCGTGGGCGCTTTAGCAAACTGCCGTTCCTGCGCGGCCTGCTCGGGTTGTGGGATGCGCTGGGGCTGGGGATGCAAAGCCTTAGCTACTCGGCCAACATTGCCGGGGGTGAAGAGATAAAGGTTGAAGGGCCGGCCATGTGGGGAACGGTGGCGATGTCCCTGACCTTTGGCATCGCCCTGTTCTTCCTGCTTCCCGCCGCCGCCGGGGCAGGCGTAGAGTATCTGTCCCGAACTATCGTCGGCTCAACCGGGGAAGCCGCCGGCTGGGTGGGCAACCTGGCTGAGGGCCTCATCCGCCTGTTGTTAATCGTCGGCTACATCTGGGGCATCGGCTTCATCCCTGACATCAAGCGGCTGTACGGCTATCACGGCGCAGAGCACAAGACGATCAACGCTTACGAAGCCGGCGCGCCGCTCACTCCCGAGTCGGTGGCGAAGTTCCCGTTGGAGCACCCGCGCTGTGGCACGGCGTTTCTGTTAGTGGTGGTGATTCTGTCGGTGCTGTTATTTTCCCTGCTCGGCCCCTTGCCGCTGTTGGAGAGGCTGGCCTCGCGGGTGCTGTTGGTTCCGGTGCTGGCCGCGGTGGCCTACGAATATTTGCGTTTCACCGCCCGCTACATCTCCAACCCGTTCATCCGCCTCATCGTCGTCCCGAACCTGCTCATGCAACGCCTGACCACCCGCGAGCCGGACTTGCAAATGCTGGAAGTGGCGATCAAGGCATTTGAGACGATGCAGAAAGAAGAAAGGGAGAAGGGGGGACAAAGAACAAGGGTGATCGCATAA
- a CDS encoding response regulator yields MAEQKRVVCIEDDPGIIDLIKMILVRKGFQVIGAVGGHEGIETIQREGPDLILLDLMMPDIDGWEVYHQIKASEAMRKIPVIIITAKAQSIDKVLALHIAKVDDYLTKPFGPQELLDSIDKVFANNKAGVQE; encoded by the coding sequence ATGGCTGAACAAAAACGCGTTGTTTGCATCGAAGACGATCCGGGGATCATTGACCTGATCAAAATGATCCTGGTTCGCAAGGGCTTTCAGGTGATTGGCGCAGTGGGGGGCCACGAAGGCATAGAGACCATCCAGCGTGAAGGGCCAGACCTGATCCTGCTCGACTTGATGATGCCTGATATAGACGGCTGGGAAGTCTATCACCAGATCAAAGCCAGCGAAGCCATGCGCAAGATTCCGGTCATCATCATCACCGCCAAAGCCCAGAGCATAGACAAAGTTCTGGCCCTGCACATCGCCAAAGTGGACGATTACCTCACCAAACCCTTTGGCCCACAAGAGCTTCTGGACAGCATTGACAAGGTTTTCGCCAATAACAAAGCCGGGGTTCAGGAATAG
- a CDS encoding phosphotransferase family protein, with translation MTISIEQVVNHISDWKEKTIAIYPLSGGLTNTNYRVEVEGTPYVIRIPGASTELLAVDRVNEHYNTVAAAQAGVGPTVVHYLADVNVMVLDFIHGDTMSIARLKEAGQPARIAQSLKKLHAGPRFLHDFNMFRLTEFYLKVVDEHEVRIPDRFRDYMPQVGRIEEAMKRHPLATVPCHNDLLAENYIDDGKMLWIVDYEYSGNNDPTFELGNTCQEQQYDETGIVEMCAAYFGEPYPDKLARMKLNMIMSDVGWTLWAAIQAKISTIDFDFWGWAVERWGRATAKMDGPKFEGWLAAV, from the coding sequence ATGACGATCTCCATTGAGCAAGTTGTTAACCACATTTCTGACTGGAAAGAAAAGACCATTGCCATTTATCCGTTGAGCGGCGGCCTCACCAACACCAACTACCGGGTGGAGGTGGAAGGCACGCCTTACGTCATTCGTATTCCGGGCGCGTCCACTGAACTGCTGGCGGTGGATCGGGTCAACGAGCATTACAACACCGTGGCCGCCGCCCAGGCTGGAGTCGGCCCCACCGTTGTTCACTATCTTGCCGATGTCAACGTGATGGTGCTAGACTTCATTCACGGCGACACGATGAGCATTGCCCGACTAAAAGAGGCGGGGCAACCGGCCCGGATCGCCCAATCGTTGAAGAAACTCCACGCCGGCCCGCGCTTCCTGCACGACTTCAACATGTTCCGCCTGACGGAGTTTTACCTGAAGGTGGTGGACGAGCACGAAGTCCGAATCCCGGATCGGTTTCGCGACTACATGCCACAGGTGGGTCGAATTGAAGAGGCGATGAAGCGGCATCCGCTGGCGACCGTGCCTTGCCACAACGACCTGCTGGCCGAGAACTACATTGACGACGGGAAGATGCTGTGGATTGTGGACTACGAGTACAGCGGCAACAACGACCCGACGTTTGAACTGGGCAACACCTGTCAGGAGCAACAATATGATGAAACCGGAATCGTTGAGATGTGTGCCGCTTATTTTGGTGAACCGTACCCCGACAAGCTGGCGCGGATGAAGTTGAACATGATCATGTCCGACGTGGGCTGGACGCTGTGGGCGGCCATTCAGGCCAAAATTTCGACGATTGATTTTGACTTCTGGGGCTGGGCAGTGGAGCGTTGGGGGCGGGCGACGGCGAAGATGGACGGGCCGAAGTTTGAGGGGTGGCTGGCGGCGGTGTAA
- a CDS encoding LysM peptidoglycan-binding domain-containing protein, translated as MLVTASGLAPARAQSSGPEYVVKEGDTLFSIARAFGITVEALQQFNNIADPSLLAVGQTLVIPGFTGVNGKLLTYRVQLGETLAGLAKRFGVAPEILIRLNRITNPESLYVGQFLIYPEGVGGLAAGITAVAAPGDSLAALAARSGQTVWGLTLLNDLDSPFITYNGQHLVIPGDAATGPALTGLPQPFLSLTLQPERPTQGGTLEVLAQTLEGTTLSGQFGQWALRFNTAANGLAALQGIHVFTEPGLYPLIITATSSNGVTTIFEQMVPVADAGYPAQQLYVGAEQSALLDPNVVGPEREQVAQIVSAYTEIKQWQGVFIKPVQSERITTGFGWRRSYNGGPFDSYHDGIDWGMPGGSPITAPAAGTVVFAGQLTVRGNATIIDHGWGVYTGYWHQFRIDVTVGQVVQAGELIGEVGSSGLSTGSHLHFVVWVNGNQVNPEEWLEREFP; from the coding sequence TTGCTTGTTACCGCTTCAGGCCTCGCGCCTGCCCGCGCCCAAAGCTCCGGCCCGGAATACGTGGTGAAGGAAGGTGACACGTTGTTCTCAATCGCCCGCGCTTTCGGCATCACCGTCGAGGCCCTGCAACAGTTCAACAACATCGCCGACCCGTCCCTGCTCGCCGTCGGCCAAACCTTAGTCATCCCCGGCTTCACGGGTGTGAACGGCAAATTGCTCACCTATCGAGTCCAGCTTGGCGAAACACTGGCCGGCCTGGCAAAGCGTTTCGGCGTTGCGCCTGAAATCCTCATCCGCCTCAACCGCATCACCAACCCCGAGTCGTTGTACGTCGGCCAGTTCCTGATCTATCCCGAAGGCGTGGGCGGCCTGGCGGCTGGCATCACGGCGGTAGCCGCGCCAGGCGACTCGCTGGCGGCGCTGGCGGCCCGGAGCGGGCAAACAGTGTGGGGGCTGACTCTGCTCAACGATCTGGACTCGCCCTTCATCACCTACAACGGCCAACACCTTGTCATCCCCGGTGACGCCGCCACCGGCCCCGCCCTCACCGGCCTGCCCCAACCCTTCCTCTCGCTCACCCTCCAGCCGGAACGCCCGACTCAGGGCGGCACGTTGGAGGTGCTAGCGCAGACTCTTGAAGGCACGACGCTTTCGGGCCAGTTTGGCCAGTGGGCATTGCGCTTCAACACGGCTGCCAACGGGCTGGCCGCATTGCAAGGCATCCACGTCTTCACCGAGCCGGGGCTGTATCCGCTCATCATCACGGCCACTTCGTCAAATGGAGTCACAACAATCTTTGAGCAAATGGTGCCGGTGGCCGACGCCGGCTATCCGGCGCAGCAGTTGTACGTCGGCGCCGAACAAAGCGCCCTGCTCGATCCGAACGTGGTGGGGCCGGAGCGGGAACAGGTGGCCCAAATCGTGTCGGCTTACACGGAGATCAAACAGTGGCAGGGCGTGTTCATCAAGCCGGTGCAGTCCGAGCGAATCACGACCGGCTTCGGCTGGCGCAGGTCTTACAACGGCGGGCCGTTCGACAGTTATCACGACGGCATTGACTGGGGCATGCCGGGCGGCTCGCCCATCACTGCCCCGGCGGCAGGCACGGTGGTTTTTGCGGGGCAACTCACCGTGCGCGGCAACGCTACCATCATTGACCACGGCTGGGGCGTGTACACCGGCTACTGGCATCAATTCAGAATTGATGTGACGGTGGGACAGGTGGTGCAAGCCGGCGAGTTGATTGGCGAAGTGGGTTCCAGCGGACTCTCGACCGGCAGTCACTTGCATTTCGTCGTTTGGGTGAACGGCAACCAGGTGAACCCTGAGGAGTGGTTGGAGAGGGAGTTTCCGTAA
- a CDS encoding tRNA (adenine-N1)-methyltransferase has product MTIASAGDLIELIDRDARNFYFRLTPGQRLETHRGIFKHDDLIGQPYGSEVFSHLNHGFFLITPSIADLITDLKRNSQIIFPKDIGLILMKLNVRPGMTVVEAGTGSGGLTLALANAVGPTGRVISYDARQDMQNLARRNLEQVGLQDQVTFKIKDIKDGFDETDVEALFLDMNNPYDYTAQAYRALRGGGFLGSLVPTANQVSDLLVALRRERFYFPEVIEILLRHYKTVPERLRPVDRMVAHTGFLIFARPVMMTPEVVQEETAEGGEEGEA; this is encoded by the coding sequence ATGACAATTGCTTCCGCAGGTGACTTAATTGAATTGATTGACCGTGATGCCCGCAATTTCTACTTCCGGCTCACGCCCGGCCAGCGGCTGGAAACGCATCGTGGCATCTTCAAGCACGACGACCTCATCGGCCAGCCTTACGGCTCCGAAGTGTTCTCGCATCTCAATCACGGCTTCTTTCTGATCACACCCTCCATCGCCGACCTCATCACCGACCTCAAGCGCAATTCGCAGATCATCTTCCCGAAAGACATCGGCTTGATTTTGATGAAGCTGAACGTGCGGCCGGGGATGACGGTGGTGGAAGCCGGCACCGGCAGTGGCGGCCTCACCCTGGCTCTGGCTAATGCCGTCGGCCCGACCGGGCGAGTCATTTCTTACGATGCCCGGCAGGACATGCAAAATCTGGCCCGGCGCAATCTGGAGCAAGTGGGCTTGCAAGATCAGGTGACGTTCAAGATCAAGGACATCAAAGACGGCTTCGACGAGACGGATGTGGAAGCGCTGTTTTTGGACATGAACAATCCGTACGATTACACGGCCCAGGCCTACCGCGCCCTGCGCGGCGGCGGGTTCCTAGGCTCGCTGGTGCCCACCGCTAACCAGGTATCCGATTTGCTGGTGGCGCTCAGGCGCGAACGGTTTTATTTTCCCGAGGTGATCGAAATTTTACTCAGGCATTACAAGACCGTGCCGGAGCGTTTACGGCCCGTGGATAGAATGGTGGCTCATACCGGCTTTCTGATCTTCGCCAGGCCGGTGATGATGACACCGGAAGTTGTTCAAGAAGAGACGGCTGAGGGAGGCGAAGAGGGTGAAGCGTAA
- a CDS encoding M20/M25/M40 family metallo-hydrolase — translation MPLLNLTAITQETIHHLQALLRLDTTNPPGNEMIAAEYLARVLKAEGVEPIVLESAPGRGNVVARLKGTGGAPPLLLYGHTDVVPAEPEHWTHPPFGGEIADGFIWGRGAVDMKGTVAQQLMVFLLLKRNGVALKRDVIFAATADEEIGGEDSYGIAWLVKHHPELIRAEFGLTELGGYNMDFAGAQLYPIQVAEKGTCWLKVRAKGRPGHASQPHDDNAVVHLARAVDRLASRGLPYHLCDAATGFLDAASAAVEESFRPLLQGLKTPEDAALILNGVLKKHELHPFFNAILHNTATPTGLAAGYKTNVIPSQAEVTIDGRTLPGFDPESFIAELKSVLGENFEYEVNMVSPPLETPHDTALFDLMVSTLRAHDPGARPVPYMMTGATDAKYLSKLGVPSYGFAPMKMPPAFNFTELFHAHDERAPVDGLGWGAQVLYDVVAEYCKR, via the coding sequence ATGCCCCTGCTGAATCTAACTGCCATCACCCAGGAAACCATCCACCACCTGCAAGCCCTGCTGAGGCTGGACACAACCAACCCGCCCGGCAACGAAATGATCGCCGCCGAATATCTGGCCCGCGTGCTCAAGGCGGAAGGCGTTGAGCCAATCGTGCTCGAATCTGCGCCGGGGCGAGGCAACGTCGTCGCCCGCCTCAAAGGCACGGGCGGCGCGCCGCCGCTCCTGCTCTACGGCCACACCGACGTTGTCCCGGCAGAACCAGAGCATTGGACGCACCCGCCGTTTGGGGGCGAGATCGCCGACGGCTTCATCTGGGGCCGGGGCGCGGTGGACATGAAAGGGACGGTCGCCCAGCAGTTGATGGTCTTTCTTCTGCTCAAGCGAAACGGCGTCGCCCTCAAGCGCGATGTGATCTTCGCCGCCACCGCCGACGAAGAAATCGGCGGCGAGGACAGTTATGGCATCGCCTGGCTCGTCAAACATCACCCCGAGTTGATCCGCGCCGAGTTCGGCCTCACCGAACTTGGCGGCTACAACATGGACTTCGCCGGAGCGCAACTGTATCCGATTCAGGTGGCCGAGAAGGGAACGTGCTGGCTCAAGGTTCGGGCCAAAGGCCGCCCCGGCCACGCCTCCCAGCCGCACGACGACAACGCCGTCGTGCACCTCGCCCGCGCCGTGGATCGGCTGGCCTCGCGCGGCCTGCCCTATCATTTGTGCGATGCCGCCACCGGTTTTCTCGACGCGGCCAGCGCCGCCGTCGAAGAGTCGTTCAGGCCGCTCCTGCAAGGACTCAAGACGCCGGAAGATGCGGCGCTCATTTTGAACGGCGTGCTCAAGAAGCACGAACTGCACCCGTTCTTCAACGCGATTCTGCACAACACGGCCACGCCCACCGGGCTGGCCGCCGGTTACAAAACCAACGTCATCCCCAGCCAGGCCGAAGTGACGATTGATGGCCGAACCCTGCCCGGCTTCGACCCTGAATCCTTCATCGCCGAACTCAAATCGGTGCTGGGCGAGAACTTTGAGTACGAAGTGAATATGGTCTCGCCGCCGCTCGAAACGCCGCACGACACGGCTCTCTTCGACCTGATGGTTTCGACTCTGAGAGCGCACGACCCGGGCGCGCGGCCAGTGCCCTACATGATGACCGGCGCAACCGACGCCAAATACCTCTCCAAACTTGGCGTGCCATCCTACGGCTTTGCGCCCATGAAAATGCCGCCCGCCTTCAACTTCACCGAGCTATTCCACGCTCACGACGAGCGCGCCCCGGTGGACGGCCTGGGCTGGGGCGCGCAAGTGCTCTACGACGTGGTGGCCGAGTATTGCAAGCGGTGA
- a CDS encoding DUF192 domain-containing protein, which produces MRLRHKPTNAILLTKVKWCDTFLCRLRGLTLRGPLAEGEGLVLVEKRESRLDTSIHMFFVSFPIAAVWLDARFRVVDTCLAEPWRPFYASKAPAQYVLEASPFLLKKVAVGDELAFED; this is translated from the coding sequence ATGCGCCTCCGCCACAAACCCACCAACGCCATCCTGCTCACCAAAGTCAAATGGTGTGACACGTTCCTCTGCCGCCTGCGCGGGCTAACTCTGCGCGGGCCGTTGGCCGAGGGCGAAGGCCTGGTGCTGGTAGAAAAACGCGAGTCGCGCCTGGACACCTCCATTCACATGTTCTTTGTGTCCTTCCCCATCGCCGCCGTCTGGCTTGACGCGCGCTTTCGAGTCGTGGATACTTGCCTCGCGGAACCCTGGCGGCCCTTTTACGCCTCCAAAGCGCCCGCCCAATACGTCCTTGAGGCTTCTCCCTTTCTCCTGAAAAAAGTTGCCGTCGGTGATGAACTTGCTTTTGAAGACTAG
- the rsgA gene encoding ribosome small subunit-dependent GTPase A, protein MTQHPQAVHQGTVFKKLLGKYFVRAAGQVFDCSISNRLRKNLIYPIAAPTDPKRRGKRVQAVKEIAVVDPVAIGDCVSFVEADHGTGVITDVLPRRNKLARPTAEVAGKHPQEQVIVANVDQVVAVFPVHPDPKWRLLDRYLAMAEAANIPALICLTKLDLADEAEPLTLIAEEYGRLGYPTLLTSAVDGTGIASLKEALRGKLSAFIGKSGVGKTTLLNAVQPGLGLRVNAVNTHTGEGRHTTSHLEMFDLEFGGSVVDTPGLRMFKLWDVGSDDLASLLPELRPYVGQCQFGLDCTHSHEPGCAIKAAVENGGVTVRRYESYLDMKEYFNL, encoded by the coding sequence ATGACTCAACACCCTCAGGCAGTTCATCAGGGAACTGTCTTCAAAAAACTCCTGGGCAAATACTTTGTCCGCGCGGCGGGGCAGGTCTTCGATTGTTCGATCTCCAACCGCCTCCGCAAAAATCTCATCTACCCCATTGCCGCCCCCACCGACCCCAAACGGCGCGGCAAGCGGGTGCAGGCCGTCAAAGAGATCGCCGTCGTTGACCCGGTTGCCATTGGCGACTGCGTCAGCTTCGTCGAGGCCGACCACGGCACGGGCGTCATCACCGACGTCCTCCCGCGCCGCAACAAGCTGGCGCGACCGACGGCGGAAGTGGCAGGCAAGCACCCACAGGAGCAAGTGATCGTCGCCAACGTTGACCAGGTGGTGGCCGTCTTTCCGGTTCACCCTGATCCTAAGTGGCGCCTGCTGGATCGTTACCTGGCGATGGCCGAAGCTGCCAACATCCCGGCACTGATCTGCCTCACCAAGCTCGACCTGGCCGACGAGGCCGAGCCGCTGACGCTCATTGCCGAAGAGTATGGCCGCCTCGGCTACCCAACTCTGCTCACCAGCGCGGTAGATGGAACCGGCATCGCGTCGCTCAAAGAGGCGTTGCGCGGCAAGCTCTCGGCCTTCATCGGCAAGTCGGGCGTGGGCAAGACGACGCTCCTCAATGCCGTCCAGCCCGGCCTCGGCCTGCGCGTCAACGCCGTCAACACCCACACTGGCGAAGGCAGGCACACCACCTCTCACCTTGAGATGTTCGACCTTGAGTTCGGCGGCAGTGTGGTGGATACGCCCGGCTTGCGGATGTTCAAACTGTGGGATGTCGGCTCCGACGATTTGGCCTCGCTTTTGCCGGAACTACGGCCTTACGTCGGCCAGTGCCAGTTCGGGCTAGACTGCACCCACAGCCACGAGCCGGGGTGCGCGATCAAAGCCGCTGTTGAAAACGGCGGCGTCACCGTCCGACGATATGAAAGTTACCTGGACATGAAAGAGTACTTCAACCTATGA
- a CDS encoding LysM peptidoglycan-binding domain-containing protein — MNKFVKLTLGLLAVLAVIGSAIPALAENTAADGPNLLVNPGFESPYAKQCCHTESTFPPNTPIDEVQVANGWRGWWREPSFPNYPPTCTGCTAWHRPEWREAAPFTNRIHSGANAQKYFTFFSVHEAGMYQQASGVSAGQRLRFSVYMHAWSTNGGSVTSTTKDNDMSLKVGIDPTGGTDPFNSRIVWSAPTNVWDNWALFTVEAVAQGSTVTVFTYSKPRWGLEHNDVYIDDASLVVTDGSSTVATATPQPTSTSVGATAAPTSTKAPTTVAPTTVPTAASQTYTVQRGDTLRSIARKFNTTVQAILNLNAVPNPNVIFPGQVLKIPGASAPAPTAPPAGAGPTPTSAAPGSLTTYTVQRGDTMYSIARKFGTTANAIIAVNPGINPNRIFPGQVINMPFNNAGEKKTYVVQRGDNLRKIAARFNTTTAVLQQLNGLSDPNKIFVGQTLIVP, encoded by the coding sequence ATGAATAAGTTCGTCAAACTCACCCTCGGCCTGCTGGCCGTTCTGGCCGTCATCGGGAGCGCCATCCCGGCCCTGGCCGAAAACACCGCCGCCGACGGCCCCAACCTGCTCGTCAACCCTGGCTTCGAAAGCCCATACGCCAAACAGTGCTGTCACACCGAATCCACCTTCCCGCCCAATACCCCGATTGACGAAGTCCAGGTCGCCAACGGCTGGCGCGGCTGGTGGCGCGAACCCAGCTTCCCCAACTACCCGCCCACCTGCACTGGTTGCACCGCCTGGCACCGCCCCGAGTGGCGCGAAGCCGCCCCGTTCACCAACCGCATTCACAGCGGGGCCAACGCTCAAAAATATTTCACCTTCTTCTCCGTTCACGAAGCCGGCATGTACCAGCAAGCATCGGGGGTTAGCGCCGGCCAGCGCCTGCGCTTCAGCGTTTACATGCACGCCTGGTCTACCAACGGCGGCAGTGTGACCTCGACCACAAAAGACAACGACATGAGTCTGAAAGTGGGTATTGATCCAACCGGCGGCACTGATCCCTTCAACAGCCGGATTGTGTGGAGCGCGCCGACCAACGTCTGGGACAACTGGGCATTGTTCACTGTGGAAGCCGTCGCTCAGGGGTCAACCGTCACCGTGTTCACTTACTCCAAACCGCGCTGGGGCCTGGAGCACAACGATGTTTATATTGACGACGCCAGCCTGGTGGTCACAGATGGCAGTTCAACGGTAGCGACTGCCACCCCCCAGCCCACATCCACCAGCGTGGGGGCCACCGCCGCGCCCACCTCAACCAAAGCGCCCACCACCGTCGCCCCCACTACGGTTCCAACCGCCGCTTCCCAAACTTACACCGTTCAACGCGGCGACACCCTGCGGAGCATCGCCCGCAAATTCAACACCACCGTTCAGGCCATTCTGAATCTCAATGCCGTCCCTAATCCAAATGTGATCTTCCCCGGCCAGGTGCTCAAGATTCCGGGCGCGAGCGCCCCGGCCCCCACTGCGCCGCCCGCCGGCGCAGGCCCCACGCCAACTTCAGCCGCACCAGGCTCGCTCACCACTTACACCGTCCAGCGCGGCGACACGATGTATAGCATTGCTCGCAAGTTCGGCACTACCGCCAACGCCATCATCGCCGTCAACCCCGGCATCAACCCCAACCGCATCTTCCCCGGCCAGGTGATCAACATGCCGTTCAACAACGCCGGCGAGAAGAAGACTTACGTGGTGCAACGCGGCGACAACTTGCGCAAGATCGCCGCCAGGTTCAACACGACGACGGCTGTTCTGCAACAACTCAACGGCCTCTCCGACCCGAACAAAATCTTCGTCGGGCAGACGTTGATCGTGCCGTAA
- a CDS encoding CoA pyrophosphatase, whose product MNFAESLKAALTARPVHTVAEWEARPAAVLVPLYQHDGEWHLLFTQRTDHVDEHKGQVAFPGGKIDPEDESPTAAALREAEEEIGLRRGDVAVIGRLDDLITVTQWQITPVVGVFPFPYEFVINPKECSAVFGVPLSWLADPANLETRYRQMPVAGPPVPVYYYKDWDGHIIWGATARMTRMLLAILANEG is encoded by the coding sequence ATGAACTTCGCCGAGTCTCTCAAAGCCGCGTTGACTGCCCGCCCAGTTCACACCGTCGCCGAGTGGGAAGCTCGCCCCGCCGCCGTGCTGGTTCCGTTGTATCAACACGATGGCGAGTGGCACTTGCTTTTCACCCAGCGCACCGATCACGTTGACGAGCACAAAGGGCAGGTGGCCTTTCCTGGCGGCAAGATTGACCCCGAAGACGAGTCGCCGACCGCCGCCGCCCTGCGCGAGGCCGAAGAGGAAATTGGTTTGCGAAGAGGCGACGTGGCCGTGATTGGCCGCCTCGACGACCTCATCACCGTCACCCAGTGGCAAATCACACCCGTCGTCGGCGTGTTTCCTTTTCCCTATGAATTTGTGATCAACCCAAAGGAATGTTCAGCCGTGTTCGGCGTGCCGCTCTCGTGGCTGGCCGACCCGGCCAATCTGGAGACGCGCTACCGCCAGATGCCTGTTGCCGGCCCGCCGGTGCCGGTGTACTACTATAAAGACTGGGACGGCCACATCATTTGGGGCGCGACGGCGCGGATGACGAGGATGTTGTTAGCAATCTTGGCGAATGAGGGGTAA